From the Ananas comosus cultivar F153 unplaced genomic scaffold, ASM154086v1, whole genome shotgun sequence genome, the window TGAGggctaataataatattttatgacacaagttgattttttttttctcttaatattTCGTGAGTGAAGTttcatataaagtttaaatatatttgGCGGTTCATAAAATTGTCCATTTACTCGTCATTTTAAATGATAATGTATTAGAACCACAGGTGATCGGTaccataaaataaaatctaaactattttaaattcataGTGATTACGTAGTTTAAAATTCACTTTATAGTAATtcctaaaaattattaatattaaaattaaaaaaattgtaaaagttaatttataataaaatgacACTATGTACTATGCTTGTTTAACGTGCACGTGACAGTTGGAAATTAAAGGAAAGTATTTTATATGTAATGTTTTACGTGTGAAGCGATGGGGCCAAATTGCGAAAGTGGAATAGGTCGGGGGGCTAAGCTTACATTTCGCCCTATTTATAAGCGCTTCCACACACACAAACGAAAACACGGCGCGTCGGAAGGGAAGAGCACTCCGCCGCTTCCCCCGATCGCGCGTGTTCCCCCACTTCACCCCCGACGCTCAGAGGATCGAATCCCCagaccctaaccctaaccctaatttgtAGTGCGCGTACCTCGGCATTTGGGTGGGGGGTTGGGGGATGGAGATCCTCCGATCGGGGCGCGTGGTCGTGGCcctgctcctcctccgcctccgccaactcctcctccgccgcgcgcgGCGCCTCCTCTCGCTAGTGGCGCTCCGCGACGcgctcctctccctcctcttcctccgccaccACCTCGTCCCCCGCTCCGTCCCCCTCGGCGCCGGCCCCTCCGCCCCGTCGCTCCACCTCTGGATCCCCTCcccgctcctccgccgcctccgcccccCCCGCCCCGCGCTCGTCCTCGTCCACGGCTTCGGCGGCAACGCCAAGTGGCAGTGGGAGCGCCAGATCGGGCCCCTCTCCCGCTCCTTCGACCTCTACGTCCCCGATCTCCTCTTCTTCGGCCGATCCAAACCAGGATCTGGATCGGaatctgaatcggaatcggaaacCCCCGGTTCTCGATCGGTGGCGGAGCAAGCGAGGTGCGTGGCGGAGGCGATGGCGCGGCTCGGGGTGGGGCGATACGCGGTGGTGGGGATCAGCTACGGGGGGTTCGTGGCGTACAGGTTGGCGGGGGAGGGGGCGGTGGAGAGGGTGGTGATTTTGTCGGCGGGGGTGTGCGCGGGGGCGGAGGAGAGGGGGGAGCTCGCCCGGAGGGAGGGGAGGGACGTGAGCGAGGTGCTGCTCCCTCAGCGCCCCGAGGACCTGCGCACGCTCCTCCGCCGGTCCATGCACCGCCCCCCCAAGTGGGTCCCCGACTTCCTCCTCCGCGACTTCATCCAGGTTCCTATCGTTACCCTCTCTCCCTTCCATTCTCGCCGCAGTACACCTTCTGAATCTTCGCGCGAATATTAAAGCGAACTGAAGTGAACCGAACTGCATCATCCATAGAACGATCTCACGTTCAAACGGCAAAGTGCTCGGCGGTTtgtatccgagatccaagttcgaattctagttgattcacattttcagctaaatttatttctaaataaaataaacaaagtagatagcgtgctatttatttttttaaaaaaaatctcacgtTTAAACctattatatttcttttaattttttttaattttttcacttttgagCGAATCCTAGCGTCACCTTTTCATCGTAATCTCACGGGGTCTTCTTCTAAACACTATAGAATAGAGTCCaactatagaatttttttttctctttttagaaaaatttaaaataccattactatagttttgtatttttttaatttttatcctctgatttaaattgttattttctactaaaattttttcgttaaattagtgacaaagttaaaactaaaaagtattaaaccgaatattcgataaatctaagtAAGATATCTggagttttttgtatataatttaacgaaattttAATGAAGCAGttgatgaaaaaagaaaaaataaaattacaggatactaaattaatgtattttagatcataggatactaaggtgagaaagtgcaaaactacaaaagtggtatttgaaattaacctttttttctaaattatttctaatttttagtattaatattaattttctaaaaagatCACTAAACCATAGAAACAACTATTATTTTAATCTTACAACTTTTTATTCAAAGATGAAAagcaccaattttttttatacgtTTGGAAGTATAAAAGCTCTGCACAATATTATATTAGTCTTATTATGTTTTTGTTTGAGGGTAAACTTTAATTCGCTTTGGTTTGACCGCATTGGTTTGACtgcttaaaaaattatacttgattatcatgtgatttaacttatttttattttatcatattttagtttaaaaaataatatttaactatatgtgattattaaaaatttatttataatactatttgatagtaaatattttaagtaaaaataaaaataaaaatacaaaatatttaagtgcTACTTTTTGAACTATAAAACggcaaacttaaaaattttctaaaacacaaaaataaattgaagtttatccttttatttaatactaaaattttttaaaaaaatggagtaaaccGTAAAAAAGTGATTGAAGAGCATGTGAGgattccttttctctttttccattCGTTCATTTCTGTAGAGTAACCGTAAATTTTACATCCAAatactggtttttttttttcactcttgcATTTCTGTAGAGTAACCGTAAATTTTGCATCCAAATACCATATATTTacgtcttattaatttttttttaatactaaatttttaataagtaagtatttttttaaaaaaaaaaattacgtatCTTAAAATCAGTAAGATGGAAAATTTATATGTTGCATTTTTATTTCCAGGGTGAAGGGAACAAATTTTCTTCAGATTTTTGTCTCTCACAAAATTatagtgtcttttttttttgtcccctcAAGACTTTCTCTGCCACTTTCTCCCACGTTCTCGAGCTTGTTGTTTTGTTCTCTTCCGCAGCATGCTTTGTTTCACCGGCGCAGGATCTTTGTGAGACTGCATATAGTTCTATATGTAAGATATATtatggttaaaattttttatttggctataatattttgaatgatGATTAGATTCAAAAACTTGAGAGAGTGCGTGATAAAATTAAAGTAGTTTTAGGATGAATGATTTCTTAAAAAGAGACGTCACGGATGGTATATGAGTCAATTACCTgtcgaaagtgtgagataagtctcggGTCAGCTTATAACAGCGGAAAGAGCAATACTttcattcggatgactattgtgGGTAGAGTACGGCTCTCTCACAAGATCGATTATAGGTAgggagacaagtctcacatctaGGACCCCACAAGGTTGGTTAAAGCCAACAAGACGAGTGTCACCTGATATTTGTGAAGCGAGGACCTCAAGACTTAAAGAGGAGAGAATGTGGGATCCAAAATAGTTATATATtaagatataatagaactaaaactcttaatccgattataatattttgagcaGTGGTTAGGTCCAAAAACTAAGCGCTCTAAGGCTAGAACAGTCCTAAGATGGGTGATTCtcctttgtttggttgggggttaaggggttattcaaccccttaacccccatattattCCCGAACACCCccaaaaatgggtggggttagctaaccccacctaaccctgGATAGCCTATtttgggtggggttagctaattcCACCAAACcccaatcaaacactattttttattcataataatccactatctttcttatcccacctattccaacgaaacactatttttcactatgctggactaactccaaccccaaaccaaacacaaaaatactctaacctcACCTTAATCCTGAACATAAGCCTATCtatgaaataactagtttttccttaattcTGAACCAAACGGTAAGTAGGGCGTTACAACTTACTGTTTAGTTTAACTATCTATTTaccatttaatattttaatttatttaatttgagttagtttgtgactatttaattttaaaattaaaatacgttatttatttttttataaatttaattaatatattttatgtaatttatataaaaaaataatcagcttaaattttatattaaaaaaattacgaaataacttaagtcaaacaaattaaatgattgaattctaatattaaaattttaaaataatgaatagttaaatcaaaataatttataattctgacaaattttatatattttttatcctaaaaaataatgtgcAAGCTCACTTTTCTTTGATTACTTATATCGAAATCACCTGGTTATATATAGTAGACCTAGAATTATATTGGGAGTTTGCGGGTTTAAATCACTATTTTAGccaatatattatattatttattattaaataataataaaatatatactgatcgtccctagagcaagtggcaaaggacttggtggttggtacccgagacccaagttcgaatcctagttgattcacattttcagctaagtttatttctaaatgaaataaatgaaacgagtagcgtgctacctatctctcaaaataataataataataataataaaatatacgaCTCACAAGTCACAAGTGGGTCAATTTCACGCGTTACATTAATAAAGGTTTGGTGATAATTTCATTTCCAGTAGCCACGCTTGTAAGCGACTAGAGAGTAATGTTGGCACTTGGCAGGTCCAGGTCCCTCCACAAAGCAAAGTGCTGATTTTCTATTCACTGATTGattagatataaattataaaaaaatatatacattgtaattagggatgcaaacccGACAGATTTGGACGCGGAAGGGTTCATTTTTTGTCGGAACGGTGCCATATTCAAGactgattattttttattttattttgctctTACTTACCTCCTCAGGGCGGAAGCGAATTTTTGGCGAATTGGaacggattgaaggaagaaaagagtctcccgccTCCCGCTCTATTTACTTAGCGGAACGGGGCGGATTTAGGacgagttatatttttttatatttttttattcctactTACCGCCTCATTCGGAACGGATTAGGGCGGGAGCTTCACCAACCCGGATTCATTTGAATCCCTAATAGtaatataggtaaaaatatttacaattattattttatatattttatttaattaaatataatagtttGCATTATAgttacaaataatttattttataaataatttatttgattttatataattaaaattatatttataaatatattgtcTTGGACGATCACTCccaacatataaaaaattttatttttggcggTGGATGGTGGTATCAACTTCACTATTATATTTAGTACTATCattattttatagataaaaAAGTGGGACATTTATTTAAAGTGCAGATCATTTTGAATTgactattcaaatttttaaaattttaattttactatataatattttaattttttgatttgagtcggtcgaTGAtacctttattttaaaatttaaatacgttgtttatttttacaagtttagttaatatatttcatcCAATTCTcgtaattattaattaatttattaaagtaagtagtttgtttatattaaactttatattttgatGTCAAAGTATTATCaattaactcaaatcaaacaaattaaaagattggatagcaaaaataaaattttcaaaagttgGATAacagatttataatttttattagttctatacatttttaactattttatattatagtttatactaataatattttatattttaatatgatatagttttaaataataaaaaaataagtatttggTTGGACGTATGGGTTGCCACGACAACTGTGGGAGTTGTCCGCCAGCTGTGGCTTTAAGATTCGGATCAATGATCTTAAactactattttttatatattatttgctATCTACGTAAGTTGCTAGAtggaaataatattatatttcttatttatttttgttgtccTCCTCGCTTAAtttagtagggatgtcaacgctCGGATTCGGTgcaaaatccgaacccgaaattcaaacttgaacccgaaattgataaattttaaacatttatatcctaatccgaatccgaccaaaaattcgaaattcaaatctaaaataattattttttctttactatattttaaaatatatcatattaaaagttaaaattttaaaatagaaatttgaGTACTGTATCAaatgttcatatatattatataatataaaatttattcggaTTTGCGTCAAGTTCAGGTTTGGATTAGATATATGCAAAATTTATATTCGAACTTGAatatgttagattttttttttttatattcatattctaaattatatatgtttagcATTTAGTATATTTAGCTTGGATTTGAATTCGTATATATTTTGGGTATCCGCACTCATTGGCATTCCTTCTTTTTGACCATTCTGGTTGAAaagtagaataaaaataataataataaattttactttaactAAGTCTAGCCCAGCCAAACACAGTAAAACtagtagaaaataaataaataaataaagttctCATTAAGAATAATATTCAACCGTTTCCGAAATAGGGATTTTCAATCGAAACACTCTCTCAATGTATAGTAATGTTTAATACAGTACTATCTAAATaataatcatattaaaaaatatttttttattacaatttataATTTGCACGTTGGATTCTTTCGCACGATCATTaggaataaatatatttattatgtccGGATCTGATTCGGATGTGAATTACGTACAAACAACGTATTGTATTCGGATTTGGATCCAATTGAAAATTGGGTATTGATTTTACGCTAATATTAACAAAATcaatgggttaattgcataaaaTGTAGTAAATTacgaatatatttttataagtttaacttttatatgttattcctataaaaatcttaatatttttaaatatgtccctgtcgttagaatccgttagaaaaatttagttaacgataggttaaatacttaaacattgttaattaataaggtgaattaACTTTTTTACCCCTCTTGAATTAACAGttggaatatatttgtgatagtaAGATggtacttataaaataaacaatactttaacggtaacaaattagaaaaatatatttgaaatcattaaaatttttacaatgacaatatataaaagttgaactttataggaatatatttgtaattcactatatttgtagggatctgtatgaaattaacccttaaagATTTTATTAcgtaacttttcaatttatttgattttaaataaggtaataatattttgacttcaaaatgcAAGATAATTATTtgtttcaataaatttataattatgagaattgtataaaatatattaacttatctgtaaaaataaatgccacattcaaattttaaactcaaagTATCGTTGattggctcaaatcaaacaaactgaaaagttaGACGGTGAAATCAAAATTGTGAAAGGTTGAATAGCCAAACCAAGtctatagttcaaataaattatatatatttttacctttaaaCTATATGTATAGCATAAAATCAAATTGGCTCATTGACTCagtttatttgagtttttatgTTTAGGcccggcttttttttttttttttgagagataggtagcacgctacccgtttcgtttatttcatttaaaaataaatttaactggaaatgtgaataagctaggattcgaacttgggtctcggatatcaatcaccaagccctttgccacgtgctctagggatggtcggtttTAGGCTGGTTTGTGGATCGCATTTTGCTGCCCCAATGAAGGCCAAGtgcactttttatttatttatttatatagttatttattattttttaaaatatttttgcttttgtttgttttgtggttttttgtttttttttgtttttactgaGAAGCCCCTATGTGTCGATTGATACAACAGGGGACCACTTAGATAAGTGCCACATTGTAGGCCTTCTCGTTTCGTCTCGCTTTCTCGTTTTCATATCAGGGAATCATTGAGTTTTCGTCCCGATCCGTAAACGGTaagttaaaaaaacaaaaagtagaaaaataattcATCCTGAAACTGTTCTGATCCACCATGTAACTGGAGCAGGAGGTAGGAGACagaaaatttcttcttttttttttcatttgcttTCGTCCCGATCCACCCTAAATGAAGCAATAACTAGGaatcaaaaatgaaaataaaggaaaacttcaaaaaatcctcatgtggtttcgcactttttcattttagtaccctgtggtttaaaatgtatcaagttagtaccacgtagtttctcactttatcattttagtacactgtggtttaaaatgtatcgagttagtacaacgtagtttctcactttatcattttagtaccctgtggtttaaaatgtatcaagttagtactctgtggttttatttttgtatcaagttagtacgctgtggttttatttttgtatcaagttagtactctgtggtttttaaaccataggatactaaagtgataaagtgcgaaactacaaagtactaatttgatacagtttaaatcataaattactaaagtgataaagtgagaaaccacataatactaatttgatatactttaaatcacaaagtactaaagtgaaaaaaataaaaccacaatgaAGGTATtagaagtttttcctaaaaataaaattaacacgTCCTGAATTCATGCCGACACAAAAAACGGAGAGACAGATGCAGGAACTCTCCTGCACCCAGACccaccctttctttttttttttttcttttttttgagaaaacagACCCACCCTTTTTTGCATCCGTATGTGTGTGGATGTTGCATCATGCATGTAGTGAAGCGGCCGTTAGTATCTGTCGGGTAGGAGGAAAAAGCATCAACACTGTTCTGCGCTGGCACGATTTTTGGAATGGGATGGGATTGTACCATTAAAATTGAGTGCCCATTTTGCTTACTTTTCATAAATAGAGCGTGAACACGTCACGTGGCTTTTGGAGAAATAGATTCAAGCCTACCTCTTATGTTATGCAAATTCAATGGTAGattatttagtaaaaatttggAGTTTCCACTATGAAGCTTCAAGAGAGAGGAGCTTTTTCCTatgctttatatatatgtagagagtccgtggctgctatg encodes:
- the LOC109704575 gene encoding uncharacterized protein LOC109704575, translating into MEILRSGRVVVALLLLRLRQLLLRRARRLLSLVALRDALLSLLFLRHHLVPRSVPLGAGPSAPSLHLWIPSPLLRRLRPPRPALVLVHGFGGNAKWQWERQIGPLSRSFDLYVPDLLFFGRSKPGSGSESESESETPGSRSVAEQARCVAEAMARLGVGRYAVVGISYGGFVAYRLAGEGAVERVVILSAGVCAGAEERGELARREGRDVSEVLLPQRPEDLRTLLRRSMHRPPKWVPDFLLRDFIQGGSEFLANWNGLKEEKSLPPPALFT